TATGGCGGGGAGAATCGTCCTCGTGCTGGCCGGTCCGGGCAACAACGGAGGCGACGCCCTGGTCGCAGCAAGGTACCTTCACGAGTGGGGATCTGATGTAAGTATCTATTTATTGAGCGAAAGATCGCTTGAAGATAAAAACCTGGCCCTGGCCAGGCAACACGGCATACCTCTGACTTTTATGCATAAGGACATCAGGTACGCAAAGCTGAAAAACGTCCTGTCCAGGGCGGAGGTGATGGTCGACGGTATACTGGGCACAGGGCGCGCCCGGCCGCTCGAAGGCAGGTTCAAAGAAATTCTTGACATGATCAACCTTGAGAAGCAGCGGCGGCCGCAGCTTATAACGGTGGCCATCGATATACCAACAGGTATGAATGCAGATAGCGGCGCCGTGGATCGGAGCTGTCTCAAAGCAGACCTTACGGTAACGCTGGGCCTGCCCAAGCCCGGCCTGTATAGCTTCCCGGGCGCAGGCATGGCGGGCAGGGTGGTAGTCGCCGACATCGGCATACCCGAGAGGTTGAGCCGGAACATCAAAACGGAGCTGATCACCGCAGAATGGGCCCGGCCTGCCCTGCCGGCGCGACCGGCCAGCGCCAACAAGGGCACTTTCGGCAGGGTGCTTGCCGTGGTGGGATCGGAGAACTACATTGGAGCCGCCTACCTGGCCTGCATGGGCGCCGCACGCGTCGGAGCGGGCGTGGTCACGCTGTCAACCGCCAGAAGCCTGCAGCCGATACTGGCTTCCAAGCTCACCGAGGTCACTTACGCGCCGCTGCCGGAAACTACAAAGGGAACACTCTCGGCAAAAGCTTCGTCGGCTATTTTAAGCATACTGCCGTATTACAGGGTGCTTCTGATGGGCTGCGGCCTGGGACAACATCCTCATACCAGGAATTTCGTGCGAACTGTGCTGACAGGCCTGCCGGAAAAACCGCCCGTGCTGATACTTGACGCCGATGCGCTCAATATCGTTGCGGGCATGGATGGATGGTGGAAGCAGCTTCCCGCCGGCACGGTCGTCACACCCCATGCCGGCGAAATGTCTAGGCTGATGGGACTGTCCATAGAGAAGCTGCAGGGTAACAGGCTGGAGATGTGCCGCAAAGCCGCAGCGCACTGGGGCAAGATCGTCGTGCTCAAAGGGGCCTACACCATCATCGCGGATCCCGCGGGCAGCGTACGCATAAGCGACTATGCCAGCGCAGGACTGGCCACGGCAGGCACGGGCGACGTACTGGCAGGCGCCATCGCCGGACTGGCCGGACAGGGCATGCCGTCGTTAGATGCGGCCGTTCTGGGAGTTTACCTGCACGCAGCGGCGGGGGAGATGGTGAGAGCTGAACTGGGTGACGCGGGCATGCTTGCTACAGATCTGCTGCCGGCCCTTCCGAAGGCAATCAGGGAACTTGCTGCAGGGGCGGGTCTTTAGACCTGCCCGCTCTTCCCGGCGCATCTGTAGCAACGCCCCTACAATGTGGGTGCAGGGGATGAT
The nucleotide sequence above comes from Dehalococcoidia bacterium. Encoded proteins:
- a CDS encoding NAD(P)H-hydrate dehydratase gives rise to the protein MKIVTSDQMRTIDRKAADAGIATSFLMENAGRAVAEETRGFVDYMAGRIVLVLAGPGNNGGDALVAARYLHEWGSDVSIYLLSERSLEDKNLALARQHGIPLTFMHKDIRYAKLKNVLSRAEVMVDGILGTGRARPLEGRFKEILDMINLEKQRRPQLITVAIDIPTGMNADSGAVDRSCLKADLTVTLGLPKPGLYSFPGAGMAGRVVVADIGIPERLSRNIKTELITAEWARPALPARPASANKGTFGRVLAVVGSENYIGAAYLACMGAARVGAGVVTLSTARSLQPILASKLTEVTYAPLPETTKGTLSAKASSAILSILPYYRVLLMGCGLGQHPHTRNFVRTVLTGLPEKPPVLILDADALNIVAGMDGWWKQLPAGTVVTPHAGEMSRLMGLSIEKLQGNRLEMCRKAAAHWGKIVVLKGAYTIIADPAGSVRISDYASAGLATAGTGDVLAGAIAGLAGQGMPSLDAAVLGVYLHAAAGEMVRAELGDAGMLATDLLPALPKAIRELAAGAGL